The following coding sequences are from one Diospyros lotus cultivar Yz01 chromosome 7, ASM1463336v1, whole genome shotgun sequence window:
- the LOC127806253 gene encoding LEAF RUST 10 DISEASE-RESISTANCE LOCUS RECEPTOR-LIKE PROTEIN KINASE-like 1.1 — MAAVSFFPFVALYFLSHPAVSAHDNSNNNTKISCPKSSRCGNSGPLYFPFSNLFNPQCGLCTVFCNHSEHRVKGISFGSEKETYFPITEISSWPSGNGSVKVHDPEFTKRLRAGDCSGFRNLSLPNSPSLSFTIPHNLTLFKCRKSSLPSPPAHDEYFNYTGCHEFCLYYNKHPLDVHHNVSASGDSFHGCDTILLPLTSTPSKNKTEPGPNLKLILPLVTAGALAISLTIVLIIRRCKRRKYVSSHLLSRNISADPSAEIEFSGVFFGVPVFKYAELEQATDNFHPSTELGDGGFGTVYHGILQDGREVAVKRLYEHNSRRVMQFLNEVEILTCLRHPNLVSLYGCTSRHSRELLLVYEYIPNGTLADHIHGDRAKDGLLTWPIRMSIAVETASALAYLHATDVIHRDVKTDNILLDNNFSVKVADFGLSRLLPTDVTHISTAPQGTPGYVDPEYYQSYQLTDRSDVYSFGVVLIELISSMPAVDVSRHRHEINLANLAINRIQNRAFNELIDPSLRFESNTSVERMATSMAEVGFRCLLLEKEMRPSMNEVLEALKEIQDYKDEENNREQIDNSEPLNHRWPHPSPEGEDAVLLKSGKVQPSPDSVTNAHRWVSGSTTSMSSG, encoded by the exons ATGGCggctgtttctttctttccgtTTGTGGCCTTGTATTTCCTGTCTCATCCCGCTGTTTCTGCTCATGATAACAGCAACAATAATACCAAGATTAGCTGTCCCAAGTCGTCTCGCTGCGGAAATTCCGGAccactttattttcctttctccaATCTGTTCAATCCCCAGTGCGGGCTGTGCACTGTGTTTTGCAATCATAGCGAACATCGTGTAAAAGGAATCTCTTTCGGAAGTGAAAAAGAAACCTACTTTCCGATAACTGAAATCTCATCCTGGCCCAGCGGTAACGGCAGTGTTAAAGTCCATGACCCAGAGTTCACAAAACGTTTACGTGCCGGCGATTGCAGTGGCTTCAGGAATTTGAGCTTACCCAATTCTCCTTCTCTTTCCTTCACTATCCCTCACAATCTCACCCTCTTCAAGTGCAGGAAAAGCTCTCTACCTAGCCCTCCCGCACACGATGAGTATTTCAACTACACAGGCTGTCATGAGTTCTGTTTGTACTACAACAAGCATCCACTTGATGTTCATCACAACGTTTCTGCTTCTGGCGATTCTTTTCATGGCTGCGACACCATTCTTCTGCCTTTGACTTCGACGCCatctaaaaataaaactgaACCTG GGCCAAACCTCAAATTGATCCTTCCCTTAG TCACTGCCGGAGCCCTTGCCATTAGCTTGACTATTGTATTGATTATCCGTCGATGCAAAAGACGGAAGTATGTCTCTTCACATCTGTTGTCAAGGAACATTTCCGCCGATCCTTCAGCTGAGATTGAATTCAGCGGTGTCTTCTTCGGAGTTCCTGTCTTCAAATATGCTGAACTTGAACAAGCGACAGACAATTTCCATCCTTCCACTGAACTCGGAGATGGAGGTTTCGGCACTGTCTACCATG GGATACTTCAGGATGGAAGGGAAGTGGCAGTTAAACGCCTATACGAACACAACTCGAGACGCGTGATGCAATTCCTGAATGAAGTCGAAATCCTAACCTGCCTGCGCCATCCCAATCTTGTTTCCCTTTACGGCTGCACTTCACGCCACAGCCGGGAACTGTTGCTTGTTTATGAGTACATTCCTAATGGCACTCTGGCCGATCACATCCATGGCGACCGAGCCAAGGATGGCTTGCTCACATGGCCTATTCGGATGAGCATAGCCGTGGAAACTGCCAGTGCATTGGCTTACCTCCACGCTACTGATGTCATCCACCGTGATGTCAAGACTGACAACATATTACTTGACAACAATTTTTCTGTCAAAGTTGCTGATTTCGGGCTTTCAAGACTCCTCCCAACCGATGTAACACACATCTCGACAGCTCCTCAGGGGACTCCCGGCTATGTTGATCCGGAATATTACCAATCTTACCAACTTACTGATAGGAGTGACGTTTATAGCTTTGGAGTTGTGCTCATTGAGCTCATATCATCCATGCCTGCCGTTGACGTTAGCAGACATAGGCATGAGATTAATTTGGCTAACTTAGCAATAAACAGAATCCAGAACCGTGCATTCAATGAGCTGATTGACCCTTCTCTTAGGTTTGAGTCAAACACTTCAGTCGAAAGGATGGCTACATCAATGGCAGAGGTGGGTTTCCGATGCCTACTACTCGAAAAGGAAATGAGGCCAAGCATGAATGAAGTTTTGGAGGCTTTGAAGGAAATTCAAGATTACAAAGACGAGGAGAACAATAGGGAACAAATTGACAATTCAGAGCCCTTAAATCATAGATGGCCTCATCCTTCCCCTGAGGGTGAGGATGCTGTGTTGTTGAAGAGTGGCAAGGTGCAACCTTCACCCGATTCTGTAACCAATGCTCACAGATGGGTTAGTGGCTCTACCACATCCATGTCCAGTGGATAA